In the Sediminibacter sp. Hel_I_10 genome, one interval contains:
- a CDS encoding biopolymer transporter ExbD — translation MAKRAAPEVNAGSMADIAFLLLIFFLVTTTIPKDSGINRKLPPIEENDEDVVIKQKNIFTVLINKKDQLLVEDEVTELKDVRSLAIAFLDNGGDGSCAYCQGEKDPKSSDNPDKAIISLKNERETSYAAYISVQNELVAAYNDLRNRRAEQIGPKRGFPDMTFVEMEKNYGDPKFNGNKDKLKDVIDQIRNEYPEKLSEVQ, via the coding sequence ATGGCGAAACGAGCAGCACCAGAAGTGAATGCAGGTTCTATGGCAGATATCGCATTCTTGCTTCTTATATTTTTCTTGGTAACAACAACCATCCCTAAAGATTCTGGAATTAACAGAAAGCTTCCTCCTATTGAAGAGAATGATGAGGATGTTGTGATCAAACAGAAAAATATCTTTACTGTTTTGATTAACAAAAAGGATCAACTGTTAGTCGAAGATGAAGTGACAGAGCTTAAGGACGTGAGATCATTGGCCATTGCATTTTTAGATAATGGTGGTGATGGTAGCTGTGCTTATTGTCAGGGAGAAAAGGATCCTAAATCTTCAGATAATCCAGATAAAGCGATTATCTCATTGAAGAATGAGCGTGAAACATCATACGCTGCATATATTTCAGTTCAAAACGAATTGGTAGCGGCTTATAATGATTTACGTAACAGAAGAGCAGAGCAGATTGGCCCAAAACGTGGTTTTCCTGATATGACTTTTGTGGAGATGGAAAAGAATTATGGAGATCCTAAATTTAACGGAAACAAAGACAAACTTAAGGATGTGATTGATCAAATCAGAAATGAATATCCTGAGAAGTTGTCTGAAGTTCAATAA
- a CDS encoding polyprenyl synthetase family protein, with the protein MQHIKTYHDAFVNYLNTFVKPQEPSSLYDPIHYILQLGGKRLRPVLTLMTTEIFGGNYNNGLDAALSIEVFHNFSLVHDDIMDDAPLRRGQETVHEKWDINTGILSGDAMLIMAYQLFENYEPEVFQALARLFSKTALEVCEGQQYDVDFESRDDVTIAEYLKMIEFKTAVLVGAAMKMGAIVAKASPQCQRAIYDFGKNLGIAFQLQDDYLDAFGDPETFGKQVGGDIIENKKTYLYLKAVEFSNTADQRQLMHLYGINPTDATDKIETVKRLFESSGAANATKQEIENYTQLAFSVLEDLKISEENKTALKAFGNQLMNRTV; encoded by the coding sequence ATGCAGCACATTAAGACTTATCACGATGCTTTCGTGAATTATCTCAACACTTTTGTCAAGCCTCAAGAACCTAGCTCTCTATATGATCCTATTCATTACATCCTGCAACTGGGAGGTAAGCGTCTAAGACCAGTCTTGACCTTAATGACTACAGAAATCTTTGGCGGCAACTATAATAATGGCTTAGATGCAGCCTTGAGCATTGAAGTGTTTCATAATTTTTCCTTGGTTCATGATGATATTATGGACGATGCCCCTTTGCGTAGAGGTCAAGAAACCGTACATGAAAAATGGGATATTAATACGGGCATTCTCTCTGGAGACGCCATGTTGATTATGGCTTATCAGTTGTTTGAAAATTACGAGCCAGAGGTGTTTCAAGCATTAGCAAGATTATTTAGTAAAACGGCTTTAGAAGTTTGTGAAGGTCAGCAATACGATGTTGATTTTGAGTCTAGGGACGATGTCACTATTGCTGAATATCTCAAAATGATTGAATTCAAAACGGCAGTACTCGTAGGCGCTGCCATGAAAATGGGTGCGATTGTGGCCAAAGCATCACCACAGTGTCAACGTGCTATTTATGACTTCGGAAAAAATCTAGGAATTGCTTTTCAGTTACAAGACGATTATTTGGATGCTTTTGGAGATCCAGAAACTTTTGGAAAGCAAGTAGGAGGGGATATTATTGAAAATAAGAAAACATACCTGTACTTAAAGGCAGTAGAGTTTTCTAATACAGCAGACCAAAGACAGTTGATGCACCTATATGGTATTAACCCCACCGATGCCACCGATAAGATAGAGACAGTTAAGCGTTTATTTGAGTCTAGTGGGGCGGCAAATGCTACCAAGCAAGAAATTGAAAACTATACCCAGTTGGCATTTTCTGTGTTAGAGGATCTTAAAATTTCAGAAGAAAACAAAACAGCGCTCAAAGCTTTTGGAAACCAGCTTATGAATCGAACGGTCTAA
- a CDS encoding 2-oxoglutarate dehydrogenase E1 component, with product MDKYSFLNAAHTAYFADLYDQYLENPDSVEPSWRAFFQGFDFGSESVGSDDYVVETNAGEKATAQVPEHVQKEFQVVKLIDGYRNRGHLFTKTNPVRARRQYEPTLALENFGLSNSDLDTEFDAGDILGIGKQSLRKIIEHLESIYCDAIGVEYMYIRNPKEIQWIQDQLNINDNQPNFSAEEKKHILKKLNEAVSFESFLHTKYVGQKRFSLEGNESLIPALDSLIENAAKKGVKEFVMGMAHRGRLSTLTNIFGKSAEDIFSEFDGKDYEQEVFDGDVKYHLGWTSNRKTEGGHDINLNIAPNPSHLETVGAVVEGIVRAKQDHKYKDDPSQVLPIIVHGDAAIAGQGVVYEVVQMANLDGYKTNGTIHIVVNNQIGFTTNYLDGRSSTYCTDVGKVTLSPVLHVNADDAEAVVHAMLFALHFRMTFKRDVFIDLLGYRKYGHNEGDEPRFTQPKLYKAISKHQNPRDIYAEKLIADGVISDDYVSKLEKDYKEKLEENLEDSRKIDKTVITPFMQDEWENYHNVIEDKMIQDIDTTYSREGLAKITKVISNLPEDKKFIRKIERLVQSRQTMFDENKLDWAMAEHLAYGTLLEEGYDVRMSGQDVERGTFSHRHAVVKVEDSEEEILLLNQISEKQGNFYIYNSLLSEYGVVGFDYGYAMASPKTLTIWEAQFGDFSNGAQIMLDQYISAAEDKWKLQNGLVMLLPHGYEGQGAEHSSARMERYLQLCAKDNMFVMDCTTPANMYHLLRKQMKAEFRKPLIIFTPKSLLRHPLVVSTVDEFANGSFKMVIDDETIKADDAKTLVFVTGKFYYDLLEERGQLERKDVALVRVEQLFPLPAEQIKAMIKKYSKAKDIVWAQEEPRNMGAYSHMLMHLDEAKTFRAATRRPYGAPAAGSAVRSKKRHQEVIDFVFDKSKDNQQR from the coding sequence ATGGATAAATATTCCTTTTTAAACGCAGCACATACGGCTTATTTTGCCGATTTATACGACCAATATTTAGAAAACCCAGACTCCGTTGAACCTAGTTGGCGCGCCTTTTTTCAGGGCTTCGATTTTGGTAGCGAAAGTGTTGGCAGCGATGATTACGTTGTTGAAACTAATGCTGGAGAAAAAGCGACAGCTCAAGTTCCCGAGCATGTGCAAAAAGAGTTTCAAGTGGTTAAATTGATAGACGGCTATCGTAATCGAGGCCATTTATTCACCAAGACCAACCCCGTTAGAGCCCGTAGGCAGTACGAGCCTACTTTAGCTCTTGAAAACTTTGGACTTTCTAATTCCGATTTAGATACCGAATTTGATGCTGGTGATATTTTAGGTATTGGCAAACAGTCTTTACGTAAAATCATTGAGCATTTAGAGAGTATTTATTGTGATGCCATTGGAGTTGAGTACATGTATATTAGAAATCCAAAGGAAATACAGTGGATTCAAGATCAACTCAACATCAATGACAATCAACCTAATTTTTCTGCTGAAGAAAAAAAGCATATTCTCAAAAAGTTAAATGAAGCTGTTTCTTTTGAAAGTTTCCTTCATACAAAATACGTTGGTCAAAAGCGATTTTCATTAGAGGGTAACGAATCTTTAATTCCTGCCTTAGATTCTCTTATTGAAAATGCGGCCAAAAAAGGGGTTAAGGAGTTTGTAATGGGCATGGCCCACCGTGGTCGTTTGAGTACCTTAACAAATATCTTCGGAAAATCTGCTGAGGATATTTTTAGTGAATTTGACGGAAAGGATTACGAACAAGAAGTATTTGATGGAGATGTTAAGTACCATTTAGGTTGGACGAGCAATCGCAAAACAGAAGGTGGCCACGATATCAATTTGAATATTGCACCAAACCCTTCGCATCTAGAAACTGTAGGTGCCGTTGTTGAAGGGATTGTTAGAGCTAAACAAGATCATAAATATAAAGATGATCCTTCTCAAGTGTTACCAATTATTGTACATGGAGATGCCGCCATTGCTGGGCAAGGTGTTGTTTACGAAGTGGTACAAATGGCTAACCTTGATGGTTACAAAACCAATGGGACCATTCACATTGTAGTCAATAACCAAATTGGATTTACCACAAACTATCTTGACGGAAGGTCTAGTACCTATTGTACAGATGTTGGTAAAGTAACGCTGTCACCAGTATTGCATGTTAATGCCGATGATGCAGAAGCTGTGGTACATGCCATGTTGTTTGCGCTTCATTTTAGAATGACGTTTAAACGCGACGTGTTTATTGATCTATTGGGCTATCGTAAATATGGACATAACGAAGGAGACGAGCCGCGTTTTACGCAACCTAAGTTGTATAAAGCCATTTCAAAACATCAAAATCCAAGAGACATCTATGCTGAAAAATTGATCGCCGACGGCGTTATTTCAGACGATTATGTTTCTAAACTAGAAAAAGATTACAAGGAAAAACTTGAGGAGAACCTTGAGGATTCCAGAAAAATAGATAAAACAGTCATCACGCCTTTCATGCAAGACGAATGGGAAAACTACCATAACGTTATTGAAGACAAGATGATTCAAGATATAGATACGACGTATTCTAGGGAAGGTTTGGCTAAAATCACTAAGGTGATCAGCAACTTGCCAGAGGATAAGAAGTTTATTCGTAAAATAGAGCGCTTAGTACAATCTCGACAAACCATGTTTGATGAGAATAAATTGGATTGGGCCATGGCAGAACATTTGGCTTACGGAACTTTATTAGAAGAAGGTTACGATGTCAGAATGTCTGGACAAGATGTTGAACGTGGTACTTTTTCTCATAGACATGCCGTAGTTAAAGTGGAAGATAGCGAAGAGGAAATCCTACTGCTCAACCAAATTAGCGAGAAACAAGGGAATTTTTATATTTATAATTCGCTTCTTTCAGAATATGGCGTTGTAGGTTTTGATTATGGTTATGCCATGGCAAGCCCTAAGACACTTACCATTTGGGAAGCTCAATTTGGAGATTTTAGTAATGGCGCGCAAATTATGCTCGACCAATACATTTCCGCAGCAGAAGATAAATGGAAGCTGCAAAACGGATTGGTGATGTTACTGCCTCATGGGTATGAAGGCCAAGGAGCAGAGCATTCTTCTGCAAGAATGGAACGCTACCTTCAATTATGTGCTAAAGACAACATGTTTGTGATGGACTGTACAACACCTGCTAACATGTATCACTTGTTGCGCAAGCAGATGAAGGCCGAATTTAGAAAGCCATTAATTATTTTTACACCTAAAAGTTTACTGCGCCACCCGTTGGTTGTATCTACTGTTGACGAGTTTGCAAATGGTAGCTTTAAAATGGTGATCGATGATGAGACGATAAAGGCAGATGACGCAAAAACCTTAGTTTTTGTCACTGGTAAGTTTTATTATGATTTGCTAGAAGAGCGTGGCCAATTAGAACGAAAGGATGTGGCCTTGGTAAGAGTGGAACAATTATTTCCTTTGCCTGCTGAGCAAATTAAGGCAATGATTAAAAAATACAGTAAGGCCAAAGATATTGTTTGGGCTCAAGAAGAACCAAGAAACATGGGGGCTTACAGTCATATGTTGATGCATCTTGACGAAGCTAAAACGTTTAGAGCTGCAACAAGACGACCTTATGGTGCTCCTGCTGCAGGTAGTGCCGTGAGATCTAAAAAACGTCACCAAGAAGTCATTGATTTTGTTTTTGATAAAAGCAAGGACAATCAACAACGTTAA
- a CDS encoding TatD family hydrolase, which translates to MIITDTHTHLYSEAFDEDRSEMIERALAKNVKRFFIPAIDSTYTKSMLELKNNYPDHVFLMMGLHPTHVKENYKEELEHVEEMLDTHTFYAVGEIGIDLYWDQSTLEIQQLAFRHQIVLAKKHGLPIVIHCREAFDEVFEILEQEKDDRLFGIFHCFTGTLEQAKRAISLNMKLGIGGVVTFKNGKIDQFLNEIALKHIVLETDSPYLAPKPFRGKRNESAYVVNVLEKLAEIYNISEAEIAEITTKNSEEIFKI; encoded by the coding sequence ATGATAATTACAGATACCCATACCCATTTATATAGCGAAGCCTTTGACGAGGATCGATCAGAAATGATTGAGCGTGCCTTGGCAAAGAATGTGAAACGCTTTTTTATTCCTGCAATTGATTCTACCTACACAAAATCTATGTTGGAGCTCAAGAACAATTATCCTGATCATGTATTTTTAATGATGGGATTGCATCCTACCCACGTTAAAGAAAATTATAAGGAAGAGCTTGAGCATGTTGAAGAGATGTTAGACACGCATACATTTTATGCGGTTGGTGAAATTGGAATTGATCTATATTGGGATCAATCAACGTTAGAAATTCAACAGTTGGCCTTTAGACATCAAATAGTCTTAGCTAAAAAGCATGGTTTGCCTATTGTAATTCATTGCAGAGAAGCTTTTGATGAGGTTTTTGAAATTTTAGAGCAAGAGAAGGATGACCGTCTCTTCGGAATTTTTCACTGCTTTACAGGAACTTTAGAACAAGCAAAGCGCGCTATTTCGTTAAATATGAAACTTGGTATTGGTGGCGTGGTGACCTTTAAGAATGGAAAAATTGATCAGTTTCTGAATGAGATTGCCCTAAAGCATATTGTCTTAGAGACAGACTCACCTTATCTAGCGCCAAAACCGTTCCGTGGAAAACGTAACGAAAGTGCCTATGTGGTCAATGTTTTAGAAAAACTGGCTGAGATATATAACATTTCCGAAGCAGAAATAGCAGAGATTACGACAAAAAATTCAGAAGAAATTTTTAAGATTTAA
- a CDS encoding retropepsin-like aspartic protease yields MEQELQSFLINRGYTKVKLKLTKTNHFEIKAVINGIKGLFILDTGASTSCVGFEAIKTFKLIATDSPIKAAGAGATDMLTQMSKKNTLKIGKWKKEKVALILFNLTHVNTALTSHNSKPVDGIIGADVLKKGKAIIDYEKKYLYLKL; encoded by the coding sequence ATGGAGCAAGAGTTACAAAGTTTTCTCATTAACAGAGGATACACCAAGGTCAAGTTGAAATTGACCAAGACCAATCATTTTGAGATCAAAGCCGTTATCAATGGCATTAAAGGCCTTTTTATTTTAGATACCGGAGCATCTACATCTTGTGTTGGTTTTGAGGCCATCAAAACCTTTAAGCTCATCGCCACCGATTCTCCTATTAAAGCGGCAGGCGCTGGAGCTACAGATATGCTCACTCAAATGTCTAAGAAAAATACCCTTAAAATCGGGAAATGGAAGAAAGAAAAAGTAGCGCTTATCTTATTTAACCTTACACACGTTAATACGGCCTTAACCAGCCATAATTCAAAACCTGTTGATGGCATCATAGGCGCAGACGTTCTTAAAAAAGGAAAGGCCATTATTGATTACGAAAAGAAATATCTTTACCTCAAGTTGTAA
- a CDS encoding porin family protein — MKEVLFILIFIFLGAGLSAQEEGDPVTLAIENDTLKVVDNRYREDQFYASITYNLLGNKPIGVSQSGFSTGYHFGFIRDMPINPRRNVAIGLGLGVSTNSYNNTLLISESISGYEYTVLDSDISYDKNKFTNYLVEIPLELRWRTSTATEYNFWRIYTGFKLGYVVYNSSKFNSSLGDVKLSQIEDINRLQYGLTFSVGYSNISFHIYYALNTMFNSDAIVANNGEMVDMNAIKIGLMFYIL; from the coding sequence ATGAAAGAAGTGTTATTTATTTTAATTTTTATATTCTTAGGTGCAGGTCTTTCAGCACAAGAAGAAGGCGATCCAGTGACGTTAGCTATAGAGAATGACACGCTAAAGGTCGTAGACAATCGTTATCGCGAAGATCAGTTCTATGCTTCCATTACGTATAACCTATTAGGAAATAAACCTATTGGCGTATCTCAAAGCGGGTTTTCAACAGGATATCACTTCGGTTTTATTAGAGACATGCCTATTAATCCTCGTCGTAATGTAGCTATTGGTCTAGGGCTAGGAGTATCTACCAACTCTTATAATAATACCTTGTTGATCTCTGAGAGCATTAGTGGTTACGAGTATACCGTTCTTGATAGCGATATCAGTTATGACAAGAATAAGTTTACAAATTATCTGGTTGAAATTCCTTTAGAACTAAGATGGCGAACGTCAACGGCAACAGAATATAACTTTTGGCGCATCTATACTGGTTTTAAGTTGGGATATGTGGTTTATAATTCATCCAAATTTAACAGTAGTCTAGGAGATGTTAAGCTTTCTCAAATTGAGGATATCAATAGACTTCAGTACGGCCTTACCTTTAGTGTTGGCTATTCCAATATCAGTTTTCATATTTATTATGCCTTAAACACCATGTTCAATTCTGATGCTATTGTTGCTAATAATGGCGAAATGGTAGATATGAACGCCATTAAAATTGGATTGATGTTTTACATCTTATGA
- the odhB gene encoding 2-oxoglutarate dehydrogenase complex dihydrolipoyllysine-residue succinyltransferase gives MILEMKVPSPGESITEVEIAEWLVEDGDYVEKDQAIAEVDSDKATLELPAEASGIITLKAEEGDAVEVGQVVCLIDTSAEKPSTDAAKDEPDTYKGGDEGGNSSAEEDVAKDQKATPNEENHAKADNPAEKTYASGTASPAAKKVLAEKGMDASSVSGTGKDGRITKDDAVNAKPSMGTPGGGKRGESRSKMSMLRRKVAERLVEAKNTTAMLTTFNEVDMSPIFELRKQYKEDFKAKHGVGLGFMSFFTLAVVRALKMYPAVNSMIDGKEMLSYDFCDISIAVSGPKGLMVPVIRNAENLSFRGVEAEVKRLALRARDGKITVDEMTGGTFTISNGGVFGSMLSTPIINPPQSGILGMHNIVERPVAIDGHVEIRPIMYVALSYDHRIIDGKESVGFLVAIKEALENPTELLMDGDVKRALEM, from the coding sequence ATGATTCTAGAAATGAAAGTGCCTTCGCCAGGCGAATCGATAACCGAAGTAGAAATTGCAGAATGGTTAGTAGAAGACGGGGATTATGTAGAAAAAGACCAAGCAATTGCTGAGGTTGATAGCGATAAAGCCACATTAGAACTTCCTGCAGAAGCGAGTGGGATAATTACCCTTAAAGCTGAAGAAGGAGATGCGGTAGAAGTAGGTCAAGTGGTTTGCTTAATTGATACTAGTGCCGAAAAGCCAAGTACCGATGCGGCAAAAGATGAGCCAGATACTTATAAAGGAGGAGATGAAGGTGGCAACTCTAGCGCAGAAGAAGACGTTGCTAAAGACCAAAAGGCTACACCAAATGAGGAGAATCATGCAAAAGCGGATAATCCTGCAGAGAAAACTTATGCTTCTGGCACGGCTAGTCCGGCAGCTAAAAAAGTATTAGCAGAAAAAGGTATGGATGCTTCTTCAGTTTCTGGGACAGGAAAGGACGGACGCATTACAAAAGACGATGCTGTAAATGCTAAGCCTTCTATGGGAACACCTGGTGGTGGAAAACGTGGAGAGTCTAGAAGTAAAATGTCAATGCTGAGACGTAAAGTCGCAGAGCGTTTGGTAGAAGCTAAGAATACTACAGCCATGCTAACTACTTTTAACGAAGTAGATATGTCACCTATTTTTGAATTGCGTAAGCAGTATAAAGAAGACTTTAAGGCAAAACATGGCGTAGGACTTGGGTTTATGAGTTTCTTTACCTTAGCTGTAGTTCGTGCGTTAAAAATGTATCCTGCTGTAAACTCAATGATTGATGGCAAAGAAATGCTAAGTTATGATTTTTGTGATATTAGTATTGCGGTATCAGGGCCAAAAGGATTAATGGTACCTGTTATTAGAAATGCAGAAAACTTGAGTTTTAGAGGTGTTGAAGCAGAAGTTAAGCGTTTGGCACTAAGAGCTCGCGATGGTAAAATTACTGTTGATGAAATGACTGGAGGAACATTTACCATTTCTAATGGAGGTGTTTTTGGATCGATGCTATCCACCCCAATCATTAACCCACCACAGAGTGGAATTTTAGGAATGCATAATATTGTAGAGCGTCCTGTTGCTATTGATGGTCACGTAGAAATTAGACCTATCATGTACGTAGCGCTGTCTTATGATCATAGAATTATTGATGGTAAAGAATCTGTAGGGTTCTTAGTAGCCATTAAAGAAGCACTTGAAAATCCAACAGAATTATTGATGGATGGTGATGTTAAGCGTGCCTTAGAGATGTAA
- a CDS encoding biopolymer transporter ExbD: MSKFKNKKDNALPAVNTASLPDIVFMLLFFFMVVTVMREDTLLIENKLPLANQVEKLDKKNPISYIYMGKPAKGYEKFGTEARLQLNDKFAQIDEVQSFINAERAALREELIPYLTVSLKVDRDANMGIVGDVKQELRKANALKINYTTGTGDALDNMNK; the protein is encoded by the coding sequence ATGTCTAAATTTAAGAATAAAAAAGATAATGCATTACCAGCTGTAAATACGGCGTCTTTGCCAGATATTGTATTTATGTTGTTATTCTTCTTCATGGTGGTTACTGTGATGAGAGAGGACACTTTGCTTATCGAAAACAAGTTGCCATTGGCTAACCAAGTCGAAAAGTTAGACAAGAAAAATCCAATTAGTTATATCTATATGGGTAAGCCGGCTAAAGGTTATGAAAAGTTTGGTACAGAAGCAAGATTACAGTTAAACGATAAGTTTGCCCAAATTGATGAAGTACAATCTTTTATTAATGCCGAGCGTGCAGCTCTAAGAGAAGAGTTGATTCCTTATTTAACGGTATCGCTTAAAGTAGATAGAGATGCAAATATGGGTATTGTTGGTGATGTGAAGCAAGAATTAAGAAAAGCAAATGCATTAAAGATCAACTATACTACTGGTACAGGTGACGCACTAGATAACATGAATAAATAA
- a CDS encoding response regulator transcription factor produces the protein MPTSIVIADDHPLILKGLNDFLTEKKYDVLAKAKNGKDALTLIKAHEPEIAVLDIQMPFLTGIEVAKQCKASDISTKIILITFEKSETIFKEAMSNSNTYGYILKEFAIEEIENCIAEVLLGRRYSSPELLDYLEKKEIPAELKTLTDTELKILKLVLENKTAKEIGKLLFCSDRTVEKHKSHIRTKLNLSSKMQSMAIYAKEYEAFLLKYT, from the coding sequence ATGCCTACCTCTATAGTAATTGCAGACGATCATCCTTTAATCCTTAAAGGGTTAAACGATTTTTTAACTGAAAAAAAATACGATGTTCTTGCCAAGGCCAAAAATGGCAAAGACGCTCTAACGTTAATCAAAGCTCATGAACCTGAAATAGCGGTTTTAGACATACAAATGCCATTTCTCACAGGTATTGAAGTCGCCAAGCAGTGCAAAGCATCTGATATTTCAACAAAAATCATTCTTATTACCTTCGAGAAAAGTGAAACTATATTTAAGGAAGCCATGTCTAATAGTAATACCTATGGTTATATTCTAAAAGAGTTTGCTATTGAAGAAATCGAGAACTGTATTGCTGAGGTTTTATTGGGACGCCGGTATTCTAGTCCTGAACTACTTGACTACCTTGAAAAAAAAGAGATTCCAGCAGAATTAAAGACACTTACCGACACCGAATTGAAAATTTTGAAATTGGTCTTGGAGAATAAAACCGCCAAAGAAATTGGAAAATTGCTGTTTTGCTCTGATAGAACCGTTGAAAAACATAAAAGTCATATTAGAACAAAACTTAATTTATCTTCAAAAATGCAGAGCATGGCCATTTATGCAAAAGAATATGAAGCATTTTTATTAAAATATACGTAG
- a CDS encoding MotA/TolQ/ExbB proton channel family protein, producing MKRLFSILAIATIMAFGTVNASNNAYAVEAATTTAVATTFQEADDATDEVVELSFTEKVKERFIEGGPFFMGIVLLCLILGLAIAIERIIYLNLATTNTKKLTQNVEDALNSGGIESAKEVCRNTKGPVASIFYQGLDRADEDIDAAEKAVVAYGGVQMGQLEKNVSWISLFIALAPMLGFMGTVLGMIDAFDKIEAAGDMNPSLVAGGIKVALLTTVFGLIVAIILQIFYNYIIAKIDSIVNDMEDASITLMDLLVRYKQKGGRTV from the coding sequence ATGAAAAGACTATTTTCTATCTTAGCCATAGCAACTATAATGGCTTTCGGAACTGTAAATGCAAGTAACAATGCATATGCAGTAGAAGCTGCAACTACAACTGCTGTTGCGACTACATTTCAAGAGGCAGATGATGCAACCGATGAGGTTGTTGAATTGTCTTTTACTGAAAAAGTAAAAGAACGTTTTATTGAAGGTGGTCCATTTTTTATGGGTATTGTATTGCTATGTTTGATTTTAGGTTTAGCGATTGCTATTGAAAGAATCATTTATTTAAATCTTGCTACCACAAACACTAAGAAGTTAACTCAAAATGTTGAGGATGCTTTAAATTCTGGTGGTATCGAGTCAGCTAAGGAAGTTTGCAGAAATACAAAAGGTCCTGTTGCCTCTATCTTTTATCAAGGTTTAGACCGTGCAGATGAAGATATTGATGCTGCTGAAAAAGCTGTTGTAGCTTACGGTGGTGTTCAAATGGGACAACTTGAGAAAAACGTATCATGGATTTCATTGTTTATAGCATTGGCACCAATGCTTGGTTTCATGGGTACTGTATTAGGTATGATTGATGCCTTCGATAAAATTGAAGCAGCGGGTGATATGAACCCATCTTTAGTAGCGGGTGGTATTAAAGTGGCACTTTTGACTACAGTATTTGGTCTTATTGTTGCTATTATCTTGCAGATTTTTTATAACTATATTATTGCGAAAATTGATAGTATTGTTAATGATATGGAAGATGCCTCTATTACTTTAATGGATTTATTGGTAAGGTATAAGCAAAAAGGCGGCCGTACTGTATAA
- a CDS encoding asparaginase: MPTTQPNILLIYTGGTIGMIKDPKDGALKAFDFKNLLKRIPELRLLDCDIETVSFEDPIDSSNMNPDYWIKIAELIEDNYNNFEGFVVLHGSDTMSYSAAALSFMLENLAKPVIFTGSQLPIGDLRTDAKENLITSIQMASLQRYGKPVIKEVGLYFEYKLYRGNRTTKINTEHFEAFESLNYPFLAESGVHLKVNNDRLFKPNSKKKLVVHKTFETNILLIKLFPGISQPIVESLFGIDTIKGFVLETYGSGNTMTEPWFIDVLKTTIKKGTPIINVTQCAGGSVAMGQYDTSTRLKTIGVISGKDITTESALAKLMYMLGEKVSFGSFKTIFETSLRGEMS, encoded by the coding sequence ATGCCTACAACCCAACCTAACATATTATTGATCTACACCGGTGGCACCATTGGTATGATTAAAGATCCTAAAGATGGCGCATTAAAAGCTTTTGACTTTAAAAATCTTTTAAAACGAATACCAGAATTGCGTTTATTGGATTGCGACATCGAGACGGTGTCTTTTGAAGATCCCATAGATTCTAGCAATATGAATCCTGATTATTGGATAAAAATTGCTGAGCTTATAGAGGACAATTACAACAATTTTGAAGGTTTTGTGGTGCTTCATGGCAGTGATACTATGAGCTATTCGGCCGCTGCTTTGAGTTTTATGTTAGAGAATTTAGCAAAGCCCGTTATTTTTACAGGATCCCAATTGCCAATTGGTGATCTTCGTACAGATGCAAAAGAAAACCTGATCACATCGATACAAATGGCATCCTTACAGCGATATGGGAAGCCGGTGATCAAAGAGGTCGGCCTGTATTTTGAATATAAATTATACCGCGGAAATCGAACCACTAAGATCAATACAGAGCATTTTGAAGCTTTTGAATCATTAAATTATCCGTTTTTAGCGGAATCTGGCGTTCATTTAAAGGTGAATAACGATCGGCTCTTTAAGCCAAACTCTAAAAAAAAGTTAGTGGTGCACAAGACCTTTGAAACCAATATTCTATTGATTAAATTGTTTCCAGGCATTTCCCAGCCTATTGTAGAAAGCTTGTTTGGCATTGATACTATTAAAGGATTTGTTTTAGAAACCTATGGATCGGGCAATACTATGACCGAGCCTTGGTTTATTGATGTTTTAAAAACCACTATTAAAAAGGGAACTCCTATTATAAATGTAACACAATGTGCTGGTGGGAGTGTTGCCATGGGACAGTATGATACCAGTACACGTCTAAAAACCATTGGCGTCATTTCTGGCAAAGACATTACTACAGAATCCGCTTTGGCCAAATTGATGTACATGCTTGGGGAGAAAGTATCTTTTGGAAGTTTCAAGACCATCTTTGAAACCTCTTTAAGAGGAGAGATGTCTTAG